From the Lolium rigidum isolate FL_2022 chromosome 2, APGP_CSIRO_Lrig_0.1, whole genome shotgun sequence genome, one window contains:
- the LOC124689422 gene encoding WAT1-related protein At3g30340-like, which produces MDFKPTVTMLAVVVVFAVMNTLTKMAFNEGMHTTVLIVLRQLTATLFLAPIAYFRERKTRPKLTTKIFVYLFFSALLGASLTQWLFFLGLRYTTATFACAFINMTPMFTFLLALPFKVERLDVSTGSGAAKLTGTAVGLAGALVLALYQGPSLTSYHSSAAASAGGGERKWAVGSAALLGGSASWSLWFILQSKIGTKYPALYSGTAWMSFLSFLQMAAIGIATEKMTFHVWVVATRLQVVTVLFVGIAGSGLGFLAMSWCVERRGPVFTTAFMPLVQIVAAGINVIALHEQLHLGSVVGAALVVVGLYFVLWGKSNEARTKELSPPSDSKIVVQEHASGTGTV; this is translated from the exons ATGGATTTCAAGCCTACGGTGACCATGCTGGCGGTTGTTGTCGTGTTCGCGGTTATGAACACGCTGACAAAGATGGCCTTCAACGAAGGGATGCACACCACCGTCCTCATCGTCCTTCGCCAGCTCACCGCCACACTCTTCCTCGCCCCGATCGCCTACTTCAGAGAAAG GAAGACAAGACCAAAGCTGACGACCAAAATCTTCGTTTACCTCTTCTTCAGTGCCTTGCTCGG TGCTTCACTGACGCAGTGGCTCTTCTTCCTGGGCCTCCGGTACACCACGGCTACCTTCGCCTGCGCCTTCATCAACATGACCCCCATGTTCACCTTCCTCCTCGCGCTGCCCTTCAAGGTCGAGAGGCTCGACGTCTCCACTGGCTCCGGCGCCGCCAAGCTCACCGGCACTGCCGTGGGCCTCGCCGGAGCACTCGTGCTCGCGCTCTACCAGGGCCCCTCCCTGACTTCATATcattcctcggcagcagcatcagcagGAGGCGGCGAGCGGAAGTGGGCGGTGGGGTCGGCGGCGCTGCTGGGCGGGTCGGCGAGCTGGTCTCTGTGGTTCATCCTGCAGTCCAAGATCGGCACGAAGTACCCTGCTCTTTACTCGGGCACGGCGTGGATGTCCTTCCTGAGCTTCCTCCAGATGGCGGCGATCGGGATCGCCACGGAGAAGATGACGTTCCACGTGTGGGTCGTGGCCACCAGGCTCCAGGTCGTCACCGTGCTCTTCGTGGGGATCGCGGGGTCCGGGCTCGGGTTCCTGGCCATGTCCTGGTGCGTGGAGCGGCGAGGGCCCGTGTTCACCACGGCGTTCATGCCGCTGGTCCAGATCGTCGCCGCCGGGATCAACGTCATCGCGCTCCACGAGCAGCTCCACCTCGGCAGCGTGGTGGGGGCTGCGCTGGTGGTCGTGGGGCTCTACTTCGTGCTCTGGGGAAAGAGCAACGAGGCGAGGACCAAGGAGCTTTCTCCACCGTCGGATTCCAAGATCGTGGTACAAGAGCATGCATCAGGTACCGGCACGGTGTGA